In one window of Thermodesulfobacteriota bacterium DNA:
- the hemL gene encoding glutamate-1-semialdehyde 2,1-aminomutase, whose product MKTTTSKKLFALAKNRIPGGVNSPVRAFRSVGGTPLFIERAKGATVRDVDGNVYIDYVGSWGPMILGHAHPKVVGAIRSAALRGTSYGAPTPGEVGLAHLIRSAFPSIDKVRLVSSGTEAAMSAVRLARGYTGRDKIVKFEGGYHGHADAMLVSAGSGALTFGLPDSPGVPRETAKNTLTARFNDLASVERIFERNKGGVAAVIVEPIPGNMGVVPPAPGFLDALRALTKKHGALLIFDEVISGFRVAFGGAQELFGIAPDLTVLGKIIGGGLPVGAFGGRKEVMDALAPEGPVYQAGTLSGNPLAMAAGIAALTELSRKGTYRKLNEKADYLAAGLAKAFAASGVPAYTNRVGSMWTTFFQEGPVTDYASAKRSDTKRYAKYFHGLLERGVYVAPSQFEAGFVSTAHTKKDLDRTIAAVRDVLGTL is encoded by the coding sequence CTGAAGACGACGACATCGAAAAAGCTTTTCGCGCTGGCGAAGAACCGGATCCCCGGCGGGGTGAACTCCCCGGTGCGCGCGTTCCGCTCGGTGGGCGGGACGCCGCTGTTCATCGAGCGCGCGAAAGGCGCGACGGTGCGGGACGTGGACGGGAACGTCTACATCGATTACGTCGGCTCGTGGGGGCCGATGATCCTCGGACACGCGCATCCGAAGGTGGTGGGCGCGATCCGGTCGGCCGCGCTCCGCGGAACGAGCTACGGCGCCCCGACGCCGGGGGAGGTGGGTCTGGCCCATCTCATCCGCAGCGCTTTCCCTTCCATCGACAAGGTGCGGCTGGTCTCCTCCGGCACCGAGGCGGCGATGAGCGCCGTCCGGCTCGCGCGGGGGTACACGGGGCGGGACAAGATCGTCAAGTTCGAGGGCGGGTACCACGGCCATGCCGACGCGATGCTGGTGTCGGCCGGCTCCGGGGCGCTCACGTTCGGGCTGCCCGATTCCCCGGGGGTCCCCCGGGAGACGGCGAAGAACACCTTGACCGCGCGGTTCAACGACCTCGCCTCCGTGGAGCGGATCTTCGAAAGGAACAAGGGTGGCGTCGCGGCCGTCATCGTCGAGCCGATCCCCGGGAACATGGGGGTGGTCCCTCCAGCGCCGGGATTCCTCGACGCGCTGCGGGCGCTCACGAAGAAGCACGGTGCGCTGCTGATCTTCGACGAGGTGATCTCGGGCTTCCGCGTGGCGTTCGGGGGCGCGCAGGAGCTGTTCGGCATCGCGCCGGACCTGACCGTCCTCGGGAAGATCATCGGGGGCGGGCTTCCGGTGGGCGCGTTCGGCGGCCGGAAAGAGGTCATGGACGCCCTGGCGCCGGAAGGGCCGGTCTACCAGGCGGGGACGCTGTCGGGGAACCCGCTGGCGATGGCGGCGGGGATCGCCGCGCTCACGGAGCTATCCCGCAAGGGGACGTACAGGAAGCTCAACGAGAAGGCCGACTACCTGGCCGCAGGGCTGGCGAAGGCGTTCGCCGCGTCGGGCGTCCCGGCCTACACCAACCGCGTGGGGTCGATGTGGACCACCTTCTTCCAGGAGGGGCCGGTGACCGACTACGCGTCGGCGAAGCGCAGCGACACGAAGCGGTACGCGAAATATTTCCACGGGCTGCTGGAGCGCGGCGTCTACGTCGCGCCATCCCAGTTCGAGGCGGGCTTCGTTTCGACGGCGCACACGAAAAAGGATCTCGACCGGACGATCGCCGCGGTGCGGGATGTTCTCGGGACGCTGTAA
- a CDS encoding AtpZ/AtpI family protein, protein MSDRQDRKAFFRELGRYSALGFEMALSVVIGLGIGYYLDKWLGTAPWLMILWMGFGFAAGVRSLYRAAVRSVKEQEKEEEKEKERERPGGE, encoded by the coding sequence ATGAGCGACCGACAGGACCGCAAGGCGTTTTTCCGCGAGCTGGGAAGGTACAGCGCCCTCGGGTTCGAGATGGCCCTGTCGGTGGTCATCGGCCTGGGGATCGGCTACTACCTCGACAAGTGGCTCGGGACCGCCCCCTGGCTGATGATCCTGTGGATGGGCTTCGGCTTCGCCGCCGGAGTGCGCAGCCTCTATCGCGCCGCCGTACGGTCCGTGAAAGAGCAGGAGAAGGAAGAGGAAAAGGAAAAAGAACGGGAGCGGCCCGGTGGAGAATGA
- a CDS encoding ATP synthase subunit I, translated as MENERSGEVSIRSLERRIFFSAAAILAGIAVAAAVGAASFRLLPGAACGAAIACGNFFLVRKILEKAFLREGAVNKRFVVQYALKFLGLIGLVYLVVRSGWFDVLGFLIGLSSLFLGVLLEALVKSFQPAD; from the coding sequence GTGGAGAATGAACGCTCCGGGGAGGTTTCGATCCGCTCCCTGGAACGCCGGATCTTTTTCTCCGCCGCGGCGATCCTCGCCGGGATCGCCGTCGCGGCGGCCGTCGGGGCGGCGAGCTTCCGGCTGCTCCCCGGGGCGGCGTGCGGCGCCGCCATCGCCTGCGGGAACTTCTTCCTCGTCCGGAAGATCCTGGAAAAGGCGTTCCTGCGCGAGGGCGCGGTCAACAAGCGGTTCGTCGTCCAGTACGCGCTGAAGTTCCTCGGCCTGATCGGGCTCGTCTACCTGGTCGTCCGGTCCGGCTGGTTCGATGTTTTGGGGTTTTTGATCGGGCTGTCGTCGCTGTTTTTGGGGGTCCTCCTGGAGGCCCTGGTGAAATCGTTCCAGCCGGCGGACTGA
- the atpB gene encoding F0F1 ATP synthase subunit A, with protein sequence MRKAILGLLLAAATPASALAAEEHGYSFFMALPGGQKYFYMYAALFIAAFLVVASYLVVGGKKTSDMVVPEGRLTLRNFFELILGFLAQLAEDIIGHHYKKYLPLLASCFIFILFMNLLGLIPGFLPPTQKMNITVGLALVIFLSTHYFGVRENGVAYFKHFLGPVWWMAPIMLPIEIISHLARPMSLSLRLFGNITGDHAVVAGFMALIPILVPSIFLGLGLFVSFMQAFIFTVLSMIYISGAVTHSEEH encoded by the coding sequence ATGCGCAAGGCGATCCTCGGACTTCTCCTGGCGGCCGCGACGCCCGCGTCGGCGCTGGCGGCGGAGGAGCACGGCTATTCCTTCTTCATGGCGCTGCCCGGCGGGCAGAAATACTTCTACATGTACGCCGCGCTCTTCATCGCCGCGTTCCTGGTCGTCGCGTCGTACCTCGTCGTGGGCGGGAAAAAGACCTCCGACATGGTGGTCCCGGAAGGGCGGCTCACGCTGCGCAACTTCTTCGAGCTGATCCTCGGCTTCCTCGCTCAGCTCGCCGAGGACATCATCGGGCACCACTACAAGAAGTACCTGCCGCTTCTGGCGTCGTGCTTCATCTTCATCCTGTTCATGAACCTGCTGGGGCTCATCCCCGGCTTCCTCCCGCCGACGCAGAAGATGAACATCACCGTGGGGCTGGCGCTGGTCATCTTCCTGTCGACCCATTACTTCGGCGTCCGCGAGAACGGCGTCGCCTACTTCAAGCACTTCCTCGGCCCCGTGTGGTGGATGGCCCCGATCATGCTGCCGATCGAGATCATCTCCCACCTGGCGCGGCCGATGTCGCTCTCCCTGCGCCTCTTCGGCAACATCACCGGCGACCACGCGGTGGTGGCCGGCTTCATGGCGCTGATCCCCATCCTCGTCCCCTCGATCTTCCTCGGGCTGGGGCTGTTCGTCTCCTTCATGCAGGCGTTCATCTTCACCGTGCTGTCCATGATCTACATCTCGGGCGCGGTCACGCACTCGGAGGAACACTGA
- a CDS encoding ATP synthase F0 subunit C: MFRRFTFSLLVATLFIALASVALAAEEGAPAAGGDSNVKAVIALAAGFGIAIAAFGGALGQSRAIAAGLEGIARNPSAQNKIFIPMIVGLALIESLVIYALVIAFVLVGKL; this comes from the coding sequence ATGTTCCGCAGATTCACTTTCTCTCTCCTCGTCGCCACGCTCTTCATCGCGCTGGCGTCGGTGGCTTTGGCGGCGGAGGAAGGCGCTCCTGCCGCGGGCGGGGATTCCAACGTGAAGGCCGTCATCGCCCTGGCGGCGGGTTTCGGCATCGCGATCGCCGCGTTCGGCGGCGCGCTGGGCCAGAGCCGGGCCATCGCGGCCGGGCTGGAGGGGATCGCGCGCAATCCTTCCGCCCAGAACAAGATCTTCATCCCGATGATCGTCGGCCTCGCGCTGATCGAGTCCCTCGTCATCTACGCGCTGGTCATCGCGTTCGTCCTCGTCGGGAAGCTGTAA
- a CDS encoding DUF3109 family protein, protein MKIDPLVYHAKFPRSCSLAQCKSRCCKGGVWADIKEKDVILRNAELFVPYMRPEAKDPASWFGETTDDPDCPSGVAVETNVAGDYCVFFHPGHGCSLQKAAVDLGWHEWEFKPRFCIMFPLVVCEGELTVDEDMDDVWCMKRENRTHPILPAVEREVRHLFPEEVARKLLSEDYGSAAPAGTRPGYLPKKATIP, encoded by the coding sequence ATGAAGATCGATCCGCTCGTGTACCACGCGAAGTTCCCGCGAAGCTGCTCCCTCGCCCAGTGCAAAAGCCGCTGCTGCAAGGGCGGCGTATGGGCCGACATCAAGGAAAAGGACGTCATCCTCCGGAACGCGGAGCTGTTCGTCCCGTACATGCGCCCCGAGGCGAAGGACCCGGCGTCCTGGTTCGGGGAGACTACGGACGATCCGGACTGCCCGAGCGGCGTCGCCGTGGAAACCAACGTGGCGGGAGACTACTGCGTCTTCTTCCACCCGGGGCACGGATGCTCCCTGCAGAAGGCGGCGGTCGACCTGGGCTGGCACGAGTGGGAATTCAAGCCGCGCTTCTGCATCATGTTCCCGCTGGTGGTCTGCGAGGGCGAGCTCACCGTCGACGAGGACATGGACGACGTCTGGTGCATGAAGCGGGAGAACCGCACCCACCCGATCCTCCCCGCGGTGGAGAGGGAAGTGCGGCACCTCTTCCCGGAGGAAGTCGCGCGCAAGCTCCTTTCGGAAGACTACGGCTCCGCCGCCCCGGC